The segment CCGGCACGCCACCCTCGCCCCGGCACTGCGCCCGCCGAGCACCAGCAGCTCACCCGGCGGCGCGGCGTCCAGCGCGGTCGAGGCCAGACCCAACGCCCGGACGACGACCAGCCAGGCCACGTCCAACCGGGGCGGCGGCGCCGCGACCTTGCGTCCGGCGACCCGCCAGGGCTGCTCCACCAGGACGACGCGCCACCCCGCCGCGCAGGTGGCCGCGGTCACGGCCACCAGGTCGGGCGCCCCGATGCCACCACCGGCGCCGTGCCCCAGGACCACCGTGCCGCGCACTGCCGCGGCCGTGGCGACCTGCGCGGGGTGCACCGTGATCCGGGCCGGGCCGAGCGGGGTCTCGATCTCGCGCACCAGCGGGTCAGAAGAGGGCATCGCCGCCGCCGATCAGTTCTCCGGTCACCGGGTCGATCACGCCGTGCAGGCTCTCCAGCGGGGCCGGCTCGATCAGCTCCGGCCCGTTGTTGGCCGCGGCATTGACCCGGGTGGTGACCGCTGTGGCGGTGAACCGACCGGCCGGCGGTGGCGCGAGCAGGGCGCGGACGGCGTCCGCGTCCTGCACCTGCGGGTCGAGCCAGGCATCCCACCGCTCGGTCGGTAGCACCAGGGGCATCCGGTCGTGGATCGACCGTAACGGCGGCTCAGCGTCCGTGGTGATCACCGCGAAGGTGGTCAGCCAGGCCCCCGGGTCGTCGGCGTGAACCCCGGGGTCTCGCCAGAACTCGTAGATGCCCGCGAAGGCGATCGGGCCGCCCCACACCGGGTGCAGGTAGAACGGTTGCTTGCGGGGCTTGCCGCGACGGTCGCGCTCGGTGGGGCTGGCCTGCCACTCGTACCAACCGTCGGCCGGCACCAGACAGCGCCGGGTCAGTGCCGCCCTCTTGTGGGTCCGGTCCAGCAACGTCTCGGACCGAGCGTTGATCATGCGGCTGCCCACGGAGCGGTCCTTGGCCCACGACGGCACCAGACCCCAGGTCAGCAGGCGCAGCCAGCGCACCG is part of the Kineosporiaceae bacterium genome and harbors:
- a CDS encoding SOS response-associated peptidase, which produces MCGRYASSRRPEDLVEDFEIEFLTGPGPGEDPTAAEPDFNVAPTKAAVVVLERRPRGELLSAESTAEPVEPVEPAEPAEPIELPEPVEPAEPVEPDPVRWLRLLTWGLVPSWAKDRSVGSRMINARSETLLDRTHKRAALTRRCLVPADGWYEWQASPTERDRRGKPRKQPFYLHPVWGGPIAFAGIYEFWRDPGVHADDPGAWLTTFAVITTDAEPPLRSIHDRMPLVLPTERWDAWLDPQVQDADAVRALLAPPPAGRFTATAVTTRVNAAANNGPELIEPAPLESLHGVIDPVTGELIGGGDALF